In Vanacampus margaritifer isolate UIUO_Vmar chromosome 18, RoL_Vmar_1.0, whole genome shotgun sequence, a genomic segment contains:
- the LOC144038565 gene encoding inactive all-trans-retinol 13,14-reductase, which translates to MWLLVFVACLVVWVGATYWYLFGKRSPFSLESVRPPGPRELDQKKRDKIIKQGFSLDKVPRDLDVIVIGSGIGGLAAGATLAKAGKKVLILEQHDQAGGCCHTYIEKGFEFDVGLHYIGQLHENSLLRIIFDQLSEGQLEFQELNPHFDTIQIGQGDDKREYTIVSGKTEMKAHLLKQFPDDTDAIEAFFKIMKISAKKTHYLATLKLIPQWLSLFLLKSGIADLVSPVFRLTGTSATELVNTLTANKDLHVIFSYLFYGVPPKDSSILINALLVHHYKRGAYYPKGGGSEIAFNIIRTIQKYGGNCLVRAPVSEILVDHKGAAHGVKVRKGGEEVEIHAPVVVSNCGIFTTFQKLLPREIQVKPDIQERLNMMKHGRGSFLVFSGFDGTEEELGLESTNFWLFKNNDMDTSMEDFFALSKEEAPDNIPMMFITMPSSKDPEAKIRHPGKSCMTILTMVKYEWFEEWKDTTVRKRGDEYHNYKMRFANKLFDWACQLFPKIKDKLVFQDVATPLTNTHYLGAQRGAMYSAEHNLERFQAEAVARNRCHTPVKNLFLSGQDVFSCGIAGALHGGVLCASAVLERIVYIDLLFMKKKLKRRKAKELLALLARKKLQ; encoded by the exons GTTTCAGCTTGGACAAGGTGCCACGGGACTTGGACGTCATTGTGATCGGCAGTGGCATTGGCGGGCTGGCTGCGGGCGCCACGCTCGCCAAGGCGGGCAAGAAGGTTCTGATTCTGGAGCAGCACGACCAGGCCGGAGGCTGCTGCCACACCTACATCGAGAAAGGCTTTGAGTTTGACGTTG GCCTTCACTACATTGGTCAGCTCCACGAGAATAGTCTTCTGCGCATCATCTTTGACCAGCTGTCGGAGGGTCAGCTGGAGTTCCAGGAGCTAAACCCCCACTTCGATACCATCCAAATCGGGCAGGGGGACGACAAACGGGAGTACACCATCGTCTCGGGCAAAACCGAGATGAAGGCTCACCTCTTGAAGCAGTTTCCGGATGACACGGATGCCATCGAGGCCTTCTTCAAAATCATGAAG ATCTCAGCCAAGAAGACTCACTACCTGGCAACCCTGAAGCTCATCCCGCAGTGGTTGTCTTTGTTCCTGTTGAAATCGGGAATCGCAGACCTGGTCTCGCCGGTTTTCCGCCTCACCGGAACGTCTGCGACCGAGTTGGTGAACACACTGACCGCTAACAAGGATCTCCATGTCATCTTTTCGTACCTTTTCTATG GTGTACCTCCAAAGGACTCCAGTATTTTGATAAACGCCCTCTTGGTCCATCACTACAAACGAGGGGCATATTACCCCAAAGGGGGCGGCAGCGAGATCGCCTTCAACATCATCCGCACCATTCAGAAGTACGGCGGCAACTGCCTGGTGCGAGCGCCCGTCTCGGAGATCCTAGTCGACCACAAGGGGGCGGCGCACG GTGTGAAGGTGAGGAAAGGCGGAGAAGAGGTGGAGATCCACGCCCCGGTGGTGGTCTCGAATTGCGGCATCTTCACCACCTTCCAGAAACTTCTACCACGTGAGATCCAGGTCAAGCCAG ACATCCAGGAGAGGCTGAACATGATGAAGCACGGCAGAGGATCCTTCTTGGTCTTCTCTGGTTTCGACGGCACCGAGGAGGAGCTCGGTCTCGAGTCCACAAATTTCTGGCTGTTCAAAAACAACGACATGGACACATC GATGGAGGACTTTTTTGCTTTGAGCAAAGAGGAAGCACCAGACAACATCCCCATGATGTTCATCACCATGCCGTCGTCCAAAGACCCGGAGGCCAAGATAAGACACCCTG GGAAATCTTGCATGACCATCCTGACCATGGTGAAGTACGAATGGTTCGAGGAGTGGAAGGACACCACGGTCCGCAAACGCGGCGACGAATATCACAACTACAAAATGAGATTCGCCAACAAGCTCTTTGACTGGGCCTGCCAGTTGTTCCCAAAAATCAAAGACAAG TTGGTCTTCCAGGACGTGGCCACGCCCCTGACCAACACGCACTACCTGGGCGCCCAGCGCGGCGCCATGTACTCGGCCGAGCATAACCTGGAGCGCTTCCAAGCCGAGGCGGTGGCGAGGAACCGCTGCCACACTCCCGTCAAGAACCTCTTCCTCTCCG GCCAAGATGTGTTCAGCTGCGGAATCGCGGGAGCGCTGCACGGCGGCGTCCTTTGCGCCTCGGCCGTGCTGGAGCGCATCGTCTACATCGACTTGCTCTTCATGAAGAAGAAGCTGAAACGGCGCAAAGCCAAAGAGCTGCTGGCCCTGCTGGCCCGGAAGAAACTTCAGTGA